GTAACCTCAAAAACGATGAAAGTTCACAAATAACCGCCCTGGCAACCGTTACAGTTTCGATATCACCCGTTTGCCCGTTATAAGCTCACCTGCAACCGTTACACAATGACACATGTACCGCATGAGCCGGGATCGAACGCTCAACCGTAACCCCGTACCTCATGCGCCGGAATCGAACGATGCAACCGTAACCCCGTACCTCATAAGCCGGGACCAACCGTTCAACCGTAACCCCGTACCTCATGAGCCGGGACCAACCGCTCAACCGTAACCCCGTACCTCATGAGCCGGAACCTAACGATGCAACCGTTACTCCCCGTACCGCATGAGCCGGAACCAAACGATGCAACCGTTACTCCCTGTACCTCATGAGCCGGGACCAACCGCTCAACCGCTGCACCTTGTAAAATTTTGTTCAACTTAGGCCGACTTTCTTTGGCCAAGTAGACCTCGAACATCATCACCGCAAAAGCAGGAGTGAACCGTTTATGAATCAACTTCCTATAGATGCCGCGCTTCCCGAGCTTCGCCGTCGGCTGCGGGCTTCGGCCAACGCCGTGCTCGTGGCGTCTCCCGGCGCAGGCAAAACGACGCGCGTGCCGCTCGCCTTGCTGGACGAGCCGTGGCTTCAGGGCCGGCGCATCCTGATGCTCGAGCCCCGGCGGATCGCCGCGCGATCGGCGGCCCGCTACATGGCCGCACAGCTCGGCGAAGCGGTCGGCGAAACCGTAGGTTACCGCGTGAGGATGGATACGAAGGCAGGGCCTTCCACGCGCATCGAAGTGATCACCGAAGGCGTGCTTACACGGATGCTGCAGGACGATCCGACGCTGGAGCAGGCGGGCATCGTATTGTTCGACGAGTTCCACGAGCGCAGCCTGCATGCCGACCTCGGACTGGCCCTTGTGCTGCAGGCGCAGGAGCTGCTGCGCCCCGATCTGAAGGTGCTCGTCATGTCGGCGACACTGGATGCGGAGCCGGTCGCCGCGCTGCTCGGTGATGCGCCGGTTGTAACGAGTGAAGGACGCGCCTATCCCGTCGAGACACGGTATTTGCAGCGCCGGCCCGACGGGCCGATCGAACCCGAAGTCGTGCGGGCGGTTCGCGATGCGCTCGAACGCGAGGACGGCGACATCCTCGCGTTTCTGCCCGGCGCCGGCGAAATCCGGCGCGTGGAGGCGCGGCTCGCGGAGCTGGCGCTCGGCCCCCGCGTGCGGGTGATGCCGCTGCACGGCAGCCTGCCGCACGAGGCGCAGGACCGCGCGATCGCGCCGGGCGCTGCCGGCGAGCGCAAGGTCGTGCTCGCGACGTCGATCGCCGAGACGAGCCTGACGGTCGAAGGCGTGCGCGTCGTCATCGACAGCGGGCTGGCGCGCACGCCGCGGTTTTCGCCGCGGACCGGGATGACGCGGCTCATCACCGTGCCCGTGTCGCGCGCCTCCGCCGATCAGCGGCGCGGCCGGGCCGGGCGCACGGCGCCGGGCGTCTGCTACCGGCTGTGGACGGAGGCGGACGACCGGCTGCTGCCGCCGCGCAGCACGCCGGAGCTGCTCGCGGCGGACCTCGCGCCGCTCGCGCTCGAGCTGGCCGCCTGGGGCACCGCCGATCCCGCCGAGCTGCGCTGGCTCGATCCGCCGCCGCAGGCGGCGCTCGGGCAGGCCCGTGAGCTGCTGACGCAGCTCGGGGCGCTGGACGGCGCCGGGGCGATCACCGCCCACGGGCGCAAGATGGCCGAGCTCGGGGCGCATCCCCGGCTCGCGCATATGCTCCTCCGGGCGGCGGAGCTCCGCCTCGGAGGGCTCGCGTGCGAGCTCGCGGCGCTGCTCAGCGAGCGCGACATCCTGCGCGGCGACGGCGCCGCCCCGGACGCGGACTTGCGGCTGCGCCTCGCGGTGCTGCGCCGCGTCGCAGCGGGCGCCTCGCCGGGCGCCGCGGCCGACGAGGCCGCCTGCCGGCGCGCGCTCGCCGAGGCGAAGGCGTGGCGGCAGGCGCTGCGGCTGCCGCCCGGCGCCGCTGGCGGCGACGACGCGGCCGGGCTGCTGCTCGCCTTCGCCTACCCGGAGCGCATCGCGCAGCGGCGGGCGGACGGCCGCTACCTGCTGCGCAGCGGCCGCGGCGCAGCTTTCGCGGGCGTGCAGCCGCTCGCGAAAGAGCCCTACGTCGTCGCCGCCGAGCTCGACGACCAAGGCGCGGACAGCCGCATATTCCTGGCGGCGCC
The window above is part of the Paenibacillus hamazuiensis genome. Proteins encoded here:
- the hrpB gene encoding ATP-dependent helicase HrpB; protein product: MNQLPIDAALPELRRRLRASANAVLVASPGAGKTTRVPLALLDEPWLQGRRILMLEPRRIAARSAARYMAAQLGEAVGETVGYRVRMDTKAGPSTRIEVITEGVLTRMLQDDPTLEQAGIVLFDEFHERSLHADLGLALVLQAQELLRPDLKVLVMSATLDAEPVAALLGDAPVVTSEGRAYPVETRYLQRRPDGPIEPEVVRAVRDALEREDGDILAFLPGAGEIRRVEARLAELALGPRVRVMPLHGSLPHEAQDRAIAPGAAGERKVVLATSIAETSLTVEGVRVVIDSGLARTPRFSPRTGMTRLITVPVSRASADQRRGRAGRTAPGVCYRLWTEADDRLLPPRSTPELLAADLAPLALELAAWGTADPAELRWLDPPPQAALGQARELLTQLGALDGAGAITAHGRKMAELGAHPRLAHMLLRAAELRLGGLACELAALLSERDILRGDGAAPDADLRLRLAVLRRVAAGASPGAAADEAACRRALAEAKAWRQALRLPPGAAGGDDAAGLLLAFAYPERIAQRRADGRYLLRSGRGAAFAGVQPLAKEPYVVAAELDDQGADSRIFLAAPLDIADLERHLGDQIETETAVAWDPDARAIRARRQTRLGALLLKDVPVNAPGPEQAAATWLHALASEGLELLPWSKTARQLRQRIGFMHRVDPGWPDMSDEALLASAGDWLIPYLHGMKSAGDLQRLNLTDILEAMLSWEQRRELDAHAPTHIQVPSGSRIPVDYGDPAAPVLAVRLQEMFGLSDTPRIGRGKVPLTLHLLSPAHRPVQVTRDLASFWQNAYFEVKKDLKGRYPKHYWPDDPLSAPPTHRAKPRV